A single window of Bacteroidota bacterium DNA harbors:
- a CDS encoding GntR family transcriptional regulator, with translation MYSSDIKINNSLNTSKVQQLVDAIMQLISTDDVQVGDLLPSVNQLNRDLGLSRDTVFKAYKELIRRGMIESTPTKGYYVASENNRIFLLLDSYSPFKDVLYDSFVKTLGKDYHVDLAFHHYNFRIFETVILNSIGKYNMYVIMNFNNEKISDVLRKIDPKKLLILDWGKYKDENFSYVCQDFGSAPYACLEEAKHLLKKYKVLYYYYPDDSVHPDTTYNYFQRFCNENEIKYSLLKELKEDIVEEGSAFFIFRQKDLVDVLKYIKVKKLKMGKEVGVLAYNDAPLLEVIENGITCISTDFVEMGKKAAGFIKSKEKTEVVIPTKLILRGSL, from the coding sequence ATGTATAGTTCTGATATCAAAATAAACAATTCGCTCAATACCTCTAAGGTTCAACAATTGGTTGATGCCATTATGCAACTGATCAGTACCGATGATGTACAGGTCGGCGATTTATTGCCTTCGGTAAATCAGTTGAACAGGGATTTGGGTTTGTCCCGGGATACTGTTTTTAAGGCTTACAAGGAATTGATCAGGCGGGGAATGATAGAATCCACACCAACCAAAGGTTATTATGTGGCCAGTGAAAACAACCGGATCTTCCTGCTTCTGGATTCTTATAGCCCTTTTAAGGATGTACTTTACGATTCATTTGTCAAAACATTGGGCAAGGATTATCATGTCGATCTGGCTTTTCATCATTATAATTTCCGGATTTTTGAAACGGTTATTCTCAATAGTATTGGCAAATACAATATGTATGTCATTATGAATTTCAACAATGAGAAAATTAGTGATGTGTTACGGAAGATTGATCCGAAAAAGCTTTTAATCCTGGATTGGGGAAAATATAAAGATGAAAATTTTTCCTATGTCTGTCAGGATTTTGGAAGTGCACCTTATGCATGCCTGGAAGAGGCTAAACATTTATTAAAAAAATACAAGGTCCTTTATTATTACTATCCGGATGATTCTGTCCATCCTGATACTACATACAATTATTTTCAACGTTTTTGCAATGAGAATGAAATCAAATATTCTTTGCTTAAAGAATTGAAGGAGGATATAGTGGAAGAAGGATCGGCTTTCTTCATTTTCCGGCAAAAAGATTTGGTTGACGTGCTGAAATACATCAAGGTGAAAAAGCTGAAAATGGGAAAGGAGGTTGGTGTCTTGGCCTATAATGATGCCCCCTTACTGGAAGTAATTGAAAATGGAATCACCTGTATCTCTACGGATTTTGTGGAAATGGGTAAAAAAGCTGCTGGATTTATTAAGAGTAAGGAAAAAACAGAAGTTGTTATTCCCACTAAGCTTATTTTGCGGGGATCTCTTTGA
- a CDS encoding radical SAM protein, whose protein sequence is MNLSGKPLAFQAMVKPIGSTCNLNCRYCYYLEKKNLYNNVHDFRMKKETLESYIRQYIATQNVPQVTFVWQGGEPSLLGLDFFKDVIEFQQKYAGSKKIDNCFQTNGTLLDDEW, encoded by the coding sequence ATGAATCTTAGTGGTAAACCTCTTGCTTTTCAGGCCATGGTCAAACCCATAGGCTCAACATGTAACTTAAATTGCAGGTATTGTTATTACCTTGAAAAGAAAAACCTTTATAACAACGTCCACGATTTCCGCATGAAAAAAGAAACCCTGGAAAGCTATATCAGGCAATATATAGCTACCCAGAATGTTCCTCAGGTAACTTTTGTATGGCAGGGTGGCGAACCCAGTTTATTGGGATTGGATTTTTTTAAAGATGTCATTGAATTTCAACAAAAATATGCAGGAAGCAAAAAAATAGACAATTGTTTTCAGACCAATGGAACATTGCTGGACGATGAATGGT
- a CDS encoding arylsulfatase yields the protein MKKNFLPFKLFSLSVLLLMAGHHQVQAQGKGKNPRPNIILILADDMGYSDIGCFGSEISTPNLDQLAEQGMRMTQFYNASRCCPSRASLLTGLYQHEAGIGDMVGNFGYPGYEGYLNHQCITLGEALKINGYNTYMAGKWHVGGEPENWPRKRGFDRYFGLIDGASNYFKLVPYRNNQPAPRMALDDQLYTPPDTGFYMTDAITDHALSYLEENKSKKEPFFLYLAFTAPHWPLNALPADIAKYKGKYMQGWEPIREKRFKKMQKLGILDTSVKLSPVDKRSPNWATLSQKDKEMWDLRMAVYAAMIDRLDQNVGRVIRKLKELHLDDNTLIIFLSDNGGCHEQIKNQGNYIHTKGITGNPDSFDSYEYPWANASNTPFRLYKHWVHEGGISTPFIAWYPSMIKAGNINKTTAHIIDIMPTLLDFAKGNYPKQFKSKDIKPMEGTSLLPLLEGGKIFRKNPLFWEHEGNRAVREGKWKLVSLYDTKNDKFGPWELYDINADRSELNDLSRKHPDKVVEMVKKYDSWAERIGVVSREKMKRGREKD from the coding sequence ATGAAAAAAAATTTCTTGCCTTTTAAATTATTCAGCCTAAGTGTCCTTTTGCTGATGGCAGGGCATCATCAGGTCCAGGCACAGGGAAAAGGTAAAAATCCACGCCCGAATATCATACTCATTCTTGCTGACGATATGGGTTACTCTGATATAGGCTGTTTTGGCTCTGAAATTTCTACGCCCAACCTCGACCAGCTTGCAGAACAAGGGATGAGAATGACTCAATTTTATAATGCTTCGCGCTGTTGCCCTTCAAGGGCATCCCTGCTCACTGGCTTATATCAACATGAAGCAGGTATTGGGGATATGGTTGGAAACTTTGGCTATCCAGGTTACGAAGGTTATCTTAATCATCAGTGTATTACTCTTGGTGAGGCTCTAAAAATCAACGGTTATAATACTTACATGGCAGGTAAATGGCATGTTGGAGGCGAACCCGAGAACTGGCCTCGCAAAAGAGGGTTTGACCGGTACTTCGGGCTTATAGACGGAGCGAGCAATTATTTTAAGCTGGTCCCCTACCGGAATAATCAACCGGCTCCCCGGATGGCCCTTGATGATCAGCTTTATACGCCTCCGGATACCGGATTTTACATGACCGATGCCATTACGGATCATGCCCTATCCTACCTCGAAGAAAACAAATCAAAGAAAGAACCTTTCTTTTTGTATTTAGCCTTCACAGCTCCACATTGGCCATTAAATGCACTGCCCGCCGACATAGCAAAATATAAAGGGAAGTATATGCAGGGATGGGAACCAATCCGTGAAAAAAGGTTCAAAAAAATGCAGAAATTGGGTATACTGGATACATCGGTAAAACTCTCTCCTGTAGATAAACGTTCACCAAATTGGGCAACCTTGTCACAGAAGGATAAAGAAATGTGGGATTTGAGAATGGCCGTGTATGCAGCAATGATCGACCGGCTTGACCAGAACGTAGGGCGCGTAATCCGGAAGTTGAAAGAGCTTCATCTCGACGACAACACCCTCATTATTTTTCTTTCCGATAACGGGGGCTGCCACGAACAAATCAAAAACCAGGGTAATTACATACATACCAAAGGCATCACCGGCAATCCCGATTCATTCGACAGTTACGAATATCCTTGGGCAAATGCAAGCAATACGCCATTTCGCCTTTACAAACATTGGGTACACGAAGGTGGAATTTCAACCCCTTTTATTGCATGGTATCCTTCAATGATCAAGGCTGGCAACATCAACAAAACTACTGCCCACATCATAGATATCATGCCTACCTTACTCGATTTCGCAAAAGGCAACTATCCTAAACAATTTAAATCAAAGGATATTAAACCTATGGAAGGTACCAGTCTGTTACCCCTACTTGAGGGCGGTAAAATTTTCCGCAAAAATCCTTTGTTTTGGGAACACGAAGGTAACCGGGCAGTCCGCGAAGGCAAGTGGAAACTGGTATCACTTTATGATACTAAAAACGACAAGTTTGGCCCCTGGGAACTTTACGACATTAATGCCGACCGAAGTGAATTGAACGACTTAAGCAGGAAACATCCCGACAAAGTGGTCGAAATGGTTAAAAAGTATGATAGTTGGGCCGAAAGAATCGGTGTCGTTTCCAGGGAAAAAATGAAAAGAGGAAGGGAAAAGGATTAA